The proteins below are encoded in one region of Engystomops pustulosus chromosome 8, aEngPut4.maternal, whole genome shotgun sequence:
- the MDH1B gene encoding putative malate dehydrogenase 1B translates to MAKFVLAGRADCPYYAKAELLADYLQKNLPNFRIHKITLHPDKWEEWLADLCINNKWKHKRSPIIWRELLDRGSKGLLLGGYNDFMEHAQEYYNVTSAMMSEVMKDIAVENMQTYLQFKEEEENIRQQFNPLHIWITGASMPACYNLIPMLASGKVFDNKTDIWLHLLDHSQSQQILQGLKMEAEDLAYPCLRKVTLHAISDDAFLEADFVIVLNDVLAKGDQCAEDDICKIKELWAQYATLIDQNARKEVKVIVSGSAYANLIALVIIKTAQSINPHNIVALPTQLEFEARAQIAKKLSINSSVIKDVIVWGNISGTNHLDLQLAKLYKYESSIWGPSSFSRPLLPMIYDRKWLKNDLVTEWKKRSEHRRGLSAAHSIATALSYWQQNSEAGEIVSLGVLSEGYFNLPVDIVYSMPVHFHNGIWQVCTHVEIQDDGKETLFQAAAELLKERNIAFGMSQEEEVVSEKPKEGVIEHENSSKELKEEFSSPTVEDIQQNIQASLDQDN, encoded by the exons ATGGCGAAGTTCGTCCTGGCAG GAAGGGCAGACTGTCCCTACTACGCCAAAGCAGAACTTCTAGCAGATTATCTTCAGAAAAACCTGCCGAACTTCAGGATACACAAAATTACACTTCATCCTGATAAGTGGGAG GAGTGGCTGGCGGATTTATGCATAAACAACAAATGGAAGCACAAGCGATCTCCAATTATATGGAGGGAGCTGCTAGATCGTGGAAGCAAAGGATTACTACTTGGAGGGTATAATGATTTTATGGAACATGCACAG GAATACTACAATGTGACATCAGCCATGATGAGTGAGGTGATGAAGGACATTGCAGTAGAGAATATGCAAACATACCTTCAATTCAAAGAGGAGGAAGAGAACATCAGACAACAGTTCAATCCATTGCACATCTGGATTACTGG TGCCTCAATGCCAGCCTGCTACAACCTGATTCCTATGCTAGCCAGTGGCAAAGTTTTTGACAATAAGACGGATATCTGGTTACATTTATTGGACCACAGCCAATCCCAACAGATTTTACAAGGGCTAAAAATGGAGGCTGAAGACCTAGCGTATCCATGTCTTCGAAAAGTGACCCTGCACGCAATAAGTGATGATGCATTTCTCGAGGCAGACTTTGTCATTGTCCTTAATGATGTACTTGCCAAAGGGGATCAATGTGCGGAAGATGATATTTGCAAGATCAAGGAACTGTGGGCTCAGTATGCAACGCTCATTGATCAGAATGCAAGAAAAGAGGTGAAAGTGATTGTGTCAGGAAGTGCTTATGCAAATCTCATAGCCCTGGTTATAATCAAAACTGCTCAATCTATTAACCCTCATAATATAGTGGCTCTGCCAACACAGCTGGAGTTTGAAGCGAGGGCTCAAATAGCAAAGAAGCTGAGTATAAATTCATCag TCATTAAAGATGTGATAGTCTGGGGTAACATTAGTGGCACTAACCACCTTGATCTTCAGCTGGCTAAATTATACAAGTATGAAAGTTCTATTTGGGGTCCATCAAGTTTCTCTAGACCGTTACTTCCCATGATATATGACAG AAAATGGTTGAAAAATGACCTTGTCACAGAGTGGAAGAAACGGAGCGAACATCGAAGAGGTCTTTCAGCTGCTCACTCCATTGCCACTGCCTTGTCCTATTGGCAACAAAATTCAGAGGCAGGAGAGATTGTTTCACTTGGTGTCCTCAGTGAAG GGTATTTCAATCTTCCGGTTGATATTGTGTACTCTATGCCAGTTCATTTCCACAATGGGATTTGGCAGGTTTGCACTCATGTGGAAATTCAGGATGATGGCAAAGAGACCCTGTTTCAAGCAGCGGCTGAGTTACTTAAG GAAAGGAACATTGCTTTTGGAATGTCTCAAGAAGAAGAAGTTGTATCAGAAAAACCTAAAGAAGGTGTCATTG AGCATGAAAATTCATCTAAAGAATTGAAAGAAGAATTTTCTTCACCCACTGTGGAAGATATCCAGCAAAATATACAGGCATCACTTGACCAAGATAATTAA